The sequence GCGAGCCCGGCCCCGCGGAGCAGCTCCTCCGTACCTCCGGTGGAAAACAGCTCGACGCCGAGCTCGAGTAGGCCGCGCGCGAAGTCGACAAGTCCATTCTTGTTGTAGACACTGATGAGCGCCCGCATATAGCTCACGTCCCCCTTCGTTCCGTACCCGATGCCGCGCGATGATGATTTACGTTGGTGATGGCTCGAGTATGTGGGCCTTCCGTCCCACGAACCGGATGCGGCCCTCCGCAAAGAGCTGGATCGCCTCCGGCAGGATTTGATGCTCGACCTCATGGATTCGTGCCAGGAGGCTGGCCTCGTCGTCGCCTTCAAGCACCGGCACCGCCGCTTGCAGGATGATCGGACCGGAGTCTGCATCTGGAAAGTCCGAGTCGACGAGGTGCACCGTCGCGCCGGTGACTTTCACGCCATAGTCCAGCGCGTCGCGCACCGCGTGCATGCCGCCTCCGAACGCGGGAAGCAATGACGGGTGCAGATTGATGAGTCGATGTCGGAACGTTTCCACGAACTCCGCGCTCAGGATCTGATCAAAACCGGCGAGAACCACCAGCTCGACACCGTGCTCGATGAGCCGACGAGCCATTTCCCGTTGCTGCGCCTCGCGCGAGTCAAACTCGCTTCGCACGATGGCGGTCGTTGGAATATGGCGGCGCCGTCCATATTCCAGACCTGGTGCGTTGGCACGGTTGGACACGACAAGGCGCACCTCAGCGTCGAGCGTGCACGATTCACAGCGACGCAGGATCGCGTCGAGATTCGTCCCCTGCCCGGAGATTAGGACGCCGATGGGTAAGGGCTTCATATGCTACGCTCGATATCGCTGCGCGCGGCCCTGCGCCAAGTTTGCCGAACCCGCCCTCAACGAGCGCGCCGAGCGCCTTCGAGAACGAGCTTGTCAAGATCGAGCTGGACCGGCATCGGGTAGTCCCCGTTGAAACACGCCTGGCAGAAACGGTCGCCGGGCAGCCCGATGGATTCGATGAGACCATGCAGACTGAGGTAACCCAGCGAGTCGGCGCCGATGTGTCGGCAAATGGATGGTATGTCCATGTTCGCCGCGATCAGCTCCTCCCGCCGCGCCGTGTCAATGCCCAGGTAGCAGGAATTCACCATCGGCGGTGAGGTCACCCGCATGTGCACCTCGCGGGCCCCTGCCCGTCGGAGGAGCGCGACAGTGCTCGGCGTCGTCGTTCCCCGAACAATACTATCGTCGACGACAACCACGCGCTTCCCGTTCAGCACGTCGGGAAGGGGATTGAACTTCAGCTTGACCCCGGACTCCCGCAGCCGCTGGTCAGGCTGAATGAACGTTCGCCCAATGTACCGGTTCTTGATGAGCCCCTCTCGATAGGGAAGGCCCGAAGCTCGCGCGTAACCCACCGCAGCCGGCGTAGCCGAATCGGGCACCGGCATGACGAGGTCGGCCTCCACGGGATGCTCCTGTGCGAGGGTTGCCCCCATACGCTCCCGCGCGAGGTACACGAGCGTGTCGTCGATCACGCTGTCCGGGCGCGCGAAATAGATGTATTCGAAGATGCAGAGAGCGGCGCGCGCGTCAGGGTCGTCAATGTGACACGAACGTGGCCCGCCCTCGTCGATGATCAAGATCTCGCCCCGCTGAATTTCACGCAACAACTCGGCGCCGATCGTGTCCAGTGCGCACGATTCCGAAGCCACGATCCACGATTTCCCCAGGCGGCCGAGGCACAGGGGGCGAATCCCGTACGGGTCTCGAATCGCGATCAGCTGGCGTGGACTCATCATCACCATGCTGTAGGCGCCCTTGACGAAAGGCATCGTGTGGCGAATGCGCTCGACCCAATCGCGGCCCGGAGCGGTGGCGCACAGCCGCCCGATGATCTCCGAGTCTGTCGTCGTTAGCGGCGTGTCGCCGCGCTCTTCGAGTCGCTCGGCGAGATAGGAGGTGTTCACCAGGTTGCCGTTGTGGGCGATGGCGATTGGCCCGAGATCGCTCTCGATACAGATGGGCTGCGCGTTCTCGACGCAGCTCGACCCGGTTGTGGAATAGCGGGTGTGCCCAATGGCCATGTGGCCGGTCAGCCCTGCCAGATCGTCTTCCGAAAAGACCTGGCTCACGAGCCCCATATCGGAGTAAAGGCCAATTCGGTGTCCGTCCGCGGTGGCAATCCCCGCACTCTCCTGGCCACGATGCTGCAGCGCGTACAGGCCGAAGAAGGCGAGCCGCGCCACTTCTTCACCCGGGCCGAAGATGCCGATGACCCCGCACGCTTCGTGCATACGATCGCCGGCCGGGTCGCCGTCAGGACGTGGCATCCATACCTCCCGCCGTCTCTCCGATGTGGGCAAGCGCCTGTTCCCAGCGAGCCCGCGCGTCGCTCAGCGGAACCCGCAGGGCCCCGATCTGGATGACTTCGCCGCCCGTTCGACCGAGCAGCGTGACGGGCACCCCGTGCGACGCGGCCCGTGAGCGTATCGCGTCGGCCGCTCCGCGCGCCGCGGACACGATTATCCGCGACGGGGCCTCGCCGAACAAAAGCTCGTCGATGTCTGCAAGGCCATTGCTTGCCGGATCGGACCATGCGCCGAAGTCACACATCACCCCCACCCCGGACGCGAGCGCGATCTCGGCCAGGGCAACGGCGAGACCGCCATCGGCGACGTCGGTGGCGCAGGACACGCGTCCCGCCGCGATGATTTCGCGTACACAGGCTTGGACTCGGCGCTCGAGTTCCAAGTCGATGCCTGGCGGCTCACCCCCAACCGACTCCAAAATGATGGCGGCGTACTGGCTCGAACCCAGCGACCCCTTCGTGGGCCCCAGCAACCACAGCTCATCGCCCGCTCGCGCCACGGCGCGAGCGTGACACGCCACGTTGTCGAGGATTCCGAGGGCGCCAACGATCGGGGTCGGTCGAATGGCGGCGCCGCGGGATTCGTTGTAGAGCGACACATTTCCACTGATAACCGGAACGTCGAGGGCGATGCACGCCTCCGACATGCCTGCCACAACCTCGTCGAGAGCGTGCCAAACGGCCGCCCGCTCCGGGTCGCCAAAATTGAGGCAATCGGTCACCGCGATCGGCTGAGCGCCCGCGCAAGAGACGTTGCGGCACGCCTCCGCCACAGCCATCGCGCCGCCGGTCCGTGGGGCCACCGCGCACACATTTCCACCGTCGCCCAGTCCGAGGGCGAGCCCCAGCGGAGTCCCTTTGATGCGGAGCACGGCCGCGCCCTCGCCCGGCGCGACCACCGTGTTCGTCTGAACCATATGGTCGTATTGCTCGAACACCGATCGGCGACTACCGAGCTGGGGGGAGCCAAGGAGGCGAAGCAGCGCCTCGCTCGCTTCGACCGGTCTCCCGCCCCATTCTCCGTCGGCGAACCGAGGTTCGCCCCGGACCCGGCGCAGCGGGCCCGAGCGCGGCTCGACCACGGGCGCGGGTGGTTCGGGCGCGCCCCCGGACAGGAATGCCGCGGGCAGCTCGGCCAGCAGCGTATCCCCCTCGCGCACCCGAACGAGTCCGGTGTCGGTAATCGTGCCGATGATGTCCGAATTGAGTCCCCAGCGGCGAAAGAGGGCCCGGATGCGCTCCTCGGCTCCCTCGCGAGCGACAATGAGCATCCGCTCCTGCGACTCCGAAAGCATGACTTCGGCGGGGCTCATGCCCCGCTCGCGGCGGCTCACGCGCGCAACGTCGATGTCGATTCCCAGCGAGCTCCGGGACACCATCTCCGTCGCCGCCCCGGTCAAGCCGGCTGCACCGAGATCCTGCATCGCCACGATGCCTTCATCGCCTACCAGCTCGAGACACGCCTCGATCAGGAGCTTTTCCATGAACGGGTTGCCGACCTGGACGGCCGGGCGTTGCTCCTCGCCGTCGCTTCCCAGCTCGGCCGACGCGAAGCTCGCACCAGCGATGCCGTCGCGGCCGGTGTCGGATCCAACGAGGAGAACCGGATTTCCCACGCCCTGGGCACACGAGGTCAGGAGGTCCGCTTTACGCACCAGCCCGAGGCACAGCACGTTCACGAGGGGATTGTCGTTGTAGGTCGAGTGAAAGGCGATGCTACCGCCGACCGTGGGCACGCCCACGCAATTGCCGTAGAACGCGATGCCCTCCACGACGCCGTTCAGGAGGTGCGCGGTGCGCGGATGACCTGGGCTTCCGAAACACAAGGCGTCCATGAGCGCGATGGGGCGAGCGCCCATGGTAAAGATGTCTCGCAGAATCCCCCCAACGCCGGTGGCAGCCCCCTGGAAGGGCTCCACAGCGCTCGGGTGGTTGTGAGACTCGATTTTCATCACCGCTGCGAGCCCGTGGCCAATGTCCACCGCGCCCGCATTCTCGCCGGGCCCCTGAATCACGCGCGCGCCGCGCGTCGGGAACCGGCGCAGGAGCTGCTTGGAATGCTTATAGGAGCAGTGCTCGCTCCAGAGGACGCCAAACATTCCCAGCTCGAGTGGGTTCGGCTCGCGGTCGAGCGTCTTGCAGATGTGCTCGTACTCATGGGGGGTCAACCCCACGTTGGCTGGGCTCAGCGCCCTAGCGGGATGCAACGACCTCGCTCACGAAGGAGCGCGCCACCGACTCGAAGAGGCGAAGTCCGTCGACGCCACCGAGGATCGGCTCAGAGCACCGCTCCGGGTGAGGCATGAGACCGAATACATTGCCGGCCTCGTTGCAGACTCCAGCGATGCCCGACACCGAGCCGTTCGGGTTCGACGCGGGCGAGACGGTTCCCCCCGCGTCGCAGTACCGCAGGACCACCTGGCCACGCCGCTCCATTTCGGCAAGGGTCGCCTGATCAGCGTAGTACGACCCCTCGTGGTGGGCGATGGGCATGCGCAGAACGTCGTGAACCGGGATCGCGCGCGTGAACGGCGTGGCATTGCTCTCGACGCGGAGCGATACCCAGCGACAGACGAAGCGCAGGCCGGCGTTCTGGAGCATCGCGCCCGGGAGCAAACCCGCCTCGACGAGGACCTGAAACCCGTTGCAGATTCCCCAAACCAAGCCGCCTTCGTGGGCGTATCTCTTGATAGCGGCCATGACCGGTGAAAAGCGAGCAATGGCGCCGGCGCGGAGATAGTCGCCGTGGGCGAAGCCGCCGGGCAGGATGACGCAATCGTAGGAGGATACGTCGGTGCGCTCATGCCAGATGATGTTCGCGTCTTCGTGGAGGACCTGGGACAGCACATGGAGCGTGTCGAGCTCGCAATTACTGCCCGGAAAGAGGACGATGCCGAAGCGCACGCGTGCTCCCAGCGTTGTTGAGACCGGATTGTACCATGCCGCGTAGCCTTGGGGCGTCGGCGGGTCTCATGCCCGGTACCGAAGAACGCTGAGTTACGAAAGGAGTGTGCGTATAATTTCTGCGGAGCCTAGAGACGCCACGGGGCGCGCAGAAGGGAGTGGAAGTCTGGTAAGCGACTCGACCGAGGTCGGAAGCGATCGCGGATGGACGGCCCGCGCGGGAAAGTTCGTGTGGGAGCTGCTTCAGACTGTCGCCCTCACGCTGCTGCTGTTTCTCGCCATTCGTGCCGTCATCCAGAACTTCAAAGTCGAAGGCACGTCGATGGAGCCGACGCTCCGGTCCAACGAGTTCCTGATCGTCAACAAGGCAACCTATGCGCGAATTGACGGCACGCCGGCGCAGTTCTTGTTGGGCAGCACTCACGACCCGGGCGCGCCGATGTTTCTGTTCGGAAGTCCGTCCCGCGGTGACATCATCGTC is a genomic window of Chloroflexota bacterium containing:
- the purN gene encoding phosphoribosylglycinamide formyltransferase translates to MKPLPIGVLISGQGTNLDAILRRCESCTLDAEVRLVVSNRANAPGLEYGRRRHIPTTAIVRSEFDSREAQQREMARRLIEHGVELVVLAGFDQILSAEFVETFRHRLINLHPSLLPAFGGGMHAVRDALDYGVKVTGATVHLVDSDFPDADSGPIILQAAVPVLEGDDEASLLARIHEVEHQILPEAIQLFAEGRIRFVGRKAHILEPSPT
- the purF gene encoding amidophosphoribosyltransferase, which gives rise to MHEACGVIGIFGPGEEVARLAFFGLYALQHRGQESAGIATADGHRIGLYSDMGLVSQVFSEDDLAGLTGHMAIGHTRYSTTGSSCVENAQPICIESDLGPIAIAHNGNLVNTSYLAERLEERGDTPLTTTDSEIIGRLCATAPGRDWVERIRHTMPFVKGAYSMVMMSPRQLIAIRDPYGIRPLCLGRLGKSWIVASESCALDTIGAELLREIQRGEILIIDEGGPRSCHIDDPDARAALCIFEYIYFARPDSVIDDTLVYLARERMGATLAQEHPVEADLVMPVPDSATPAAVGYARASGLPYREGLIKNRYIGRTFIQPDQRLRESGVKLKFNPLPDVLNGKRVVVVDDSIVRGTTTPSTVALLRRAGAREVHMRVTSPPMVNSCYLGIDTARREELIAANMDIPSICRHIGADSLGYLSLHGLIESIGLPGDRFCQACFNGDYPMPVQLDLDKLVLEGARRAR
- the purQ gene encoding phosphoribosylformylglycinamidine synthase subunit PurQ, producing the protein MRFGIVLFPGSNCELDTLHVLSQVLHEDANIIWHERTDVSSYDCVILPGGFAHGDYLRAGAIARFSPVMAAIKRYAHEGGLVWGICNGFQVLVEAGLLPGAMLQNAGLRFVCRWVSLRVESNATPFTRAIPVHDVLRMPIAHHEGSYYADQATLAEMERRGQVVLRYCDAGGTVSPASNPNGSVSGIAGVCNEAGNVFGLMPHPERCSEPILGGVDGLRLFESVARSFVSEVVASR
- the purL gene encoding phosphoribosylformylglycinamidine synthase subunit PurL, producing the protein MGLTPHEYEHICKTLDREPNPLELGMFGVLWSEHCSYKHSKQLLRRFPTRGARVIQGPGENAGAVDIGHGLAAVMKIESHNHPSAVEPFQGAATGVGGILRDIFTMGARPIALMDALCFGSPGHPRTAHLLNGVVEGIAFYGNCVGVPTVGGSIAFHSTYNDNPLVNVLCLGLVRKADLLTSCAQGVGNPVLLVGSDTGRDGIAGASFASAELGSDGEEQRPAVQVGNPFMEKLLIEACLELVGDEGIVAMQDLGAAGLTGAATEMVSRSSLGIDIDVARVSRRERGMSPAEVMLSESQERMLIVAREGAEERIRALFRRWGLNSDIIGTITDTGLVRVREGDTLLAELPAAFLSGGAPEPPAPVVEPRSGPLRRVRGEPRFADGEWGGRPVEASEALLRLLGSPQLGSRRSVFEQYDHMVQTNTVVAPGEGAAVLRIKGTPLGLALGLGDGGNVCAVAPRTGGAMAVAEACRNVSCAGAQPIAVTDCLNFGDPERAAVWHALDEVVAGMSEACIALDVPVISGNVSLYNESRGAAIRPTPIVGALGILDNVACHARAVARAGDELWLLGPTKGSLGSSQYAAIILESVGGEPPGIDLELERRVQACVREIIAAGRVSCATDVADGGLAVALAEIALASGVGVMCDFGAWSDPASNGLADIDELLFGEAPSRIIVSAARGAADAIRSRAASHGVPVTLLGRTGGEVIQIGALRVPLSDARARWEQALAHIGETAGGMDATS